The following are from one region of the Nitrospirota bacterium genome:
- a CDS encoding DUF167 domain-containing protein: MKVTVKVKPNAKSDKLVELSQTEFSASVKAPPQDGKANSALIELLSNHFKVPRKQISLLRGASSRNKLFEIL; the protein is encoded by the coding sequence ATGAAGGTGACTGTCAAAGTAAAACCGAACGCTAAGTCAGATAAATTGGTAGAATTGTCGCAAACTGAATTTTCCGCTTCGGTCAAAGCGCCCCCACAAGACGGTAAGGCGAATTCAGCTCTTATTGAACTGTTGTCAAACCATTTTAAGGTGCCCAGGAAACAGATCAGTCTCCTGAGAGGCGCGTCATCCAGGAATAAATTATTTGAAATTCTATAA
- the queF gene encoding NADPH-dependent 7-cyano-7-deazaguanine reductase QueF, with the protein MKSKESLRRVELKNIGKLETFSNPNPERDYEIQFECPEFTCLCPRTGQPDFATIRINYVPDQLCVELKSLKLYLWSYRNEGAFHEAVTNKIMDDLVQSLNPRQMKVTGDFYVRGGIHTIVTVTHFMEVRKGKGGKG; encoded by the coding sequence ATTAAATCAAAAGAGTCATTAAGGAGAGTTGAGTTGAAAAATATCGGAAAACTGGAGACCTTCTCGAATCCAAATCCAGAGCGTGACTATGAAATTCAATTTGAATGCCCGGAATTCACCTGTCTCTGTCCGAGGACTGGTCAACCTGATTTTGCGACAATCAGAATCAACTATGTGCCGGATCAACTCTGTGTTGAATTGAAATCGTTGAAACTATATTTGTGGTCCTACCGAAATGAAGGGGCCTTTCACGAAGCTGTCACAAACAAGATAATGGATGATCTCGTTCAATCCCTAAACCCCCGGCAGATGAAAGTGACCGGAGATTTTTATGTCAGGGGGGGGATTCATACCATCGTCACAGTGACCCATTTTATGGAGGTCAGGAAGGGCAAAGGCGGGAAGGGTTAG
- the traF gene encoding conjugal transfer protein TraF, whose product MIKIKRIGGFIMFILGVSFLSAHSIDAREWSIVGPRALGMGGANVAVANDATADYWNPAAFGFFKDSEGGDYGKRKWSWEVNAGVGAQIHEDMGSEISAIEKHDFGALQTAINGNATLTASQVSEFVELVNELKVFGDNPNRAVTVLNEGGLRIQFGHFGIGGYQFWDLSAIPSLDLANISTGTSGNFMSQFNSATNSFFATSPCTGGYISNPAGLISQIQNLANWSSTQATNYVTSADCALTAAAAVPGASVPSPSAASADLLTTAQLANNAPSGGALANNRSALIFRGIIVSEIPLTYGRSITTDFAVGGNLKFMQGKAYQVSVPVFDKKFGDQLTAAKDSPNSYKESQNFGLDLGILYRFGDKLRFGMVGRNLNGPSFAMPSLPSGGPDDSIRELPQVRTGVAYKPLSFLMLAADLDLTRNDSTISGGDYKYQNLAGGLELNVLKFLQIRGGIYKNLAESDIGPVYTVGLGFNFWLMNLDIGAAMGSKSSQIDSDSVPNEARGEFALSMLF is encoded by the coding sequence ATGATTAAGATTAAACGAATAGGTGGTTTCATTATGTTTATTTTGGGGGTTTCGTTCCTATCGGCGCATTCCATCGACGCTAGGGAATGGAGTATCGTTGGGCCCAGGGCACTCGGAATGGGTGGAGCCAATGTGGCGGTCGCAAATGACGCCACAGCGGATTATTGGAATCCGGCGGCTTTTGGTTTTTTTAAAGATTCCGAAGGGGGAGATTACGGCAAGAGAAAGTGGAGTTGGGAGGTCAATGCCGGGGTTGGAGCCCAAATTCATGAAGATATGGGTTCGGAAATCAGCGCTATCGAAAAACATGATTTTGGTGCGTTACAGACGGCAATAAACGGAAATGCGACCCTTACGGCCAGTCAGGTCAGCGAATTTGTTGAGTTGGTTAACGAACTGAAAGTGTTTGGTGACAATCCGAATCGAGCTGTTACGGTCTTAAACGAAGGGGGATTAAGAATCCAGTTTGGACATTTCGGAATAGGTGGATACCAGTTCTGGGATTTGTCTGCAATTCCAAGTCTTGATCTGGCCAATATTTCTACCGGAACTTCCGGAAATTTTATGAGTCAATTCAATAGCGCTACAAACTCATTTTTTGCAACGTCGCCCTGTACGGGAGGTTATATTTCGAATCCTGCAGGTTTGATTAGTCAGATTCAAAATCTCGCAAACTGGAGTAGTACCCAGGCCACTAACTATGTGACTTCAGCCGATTGTGCCCTTACAGCAGCAGCAGCTGTTCCCGGCGCAAGTGTTCCATCTCCTAGCGCTGCTTCCGCTGATCTCTTGACCACGGCACAACTTGCGAATAATGCACCGTCGGGCGGGGCATTGGCCAATAATCGTTCGGCTCTCATTTTCAGAGGAATAATTGTTTCGGAGATTCCATTGACCTACGGAAGATCCATCACAACAGATTTTGCCGTTGGAGGTAATCTCAAATTTATGCAAGGGAAGGCGTACCAGGTTTCAGTTCCGGTATTTGATAAGAAATTTGGCGATCAATTAACTGCGGCAAAGGATAGTCCGAATAGTTACAAGGAGAGCCAGAATTTTGGCCTGGATTTGGGAATTTTATATCGATTCGGTGACAAACTTCGGTTTGGAATGGTCGGACGAAACCTGAATGGACCTTCATTCGCCATGCCCTCCCTGCCGTCCGGGGGACCCGACGATTCAATTCGGGAGCTTCCACAGGTTCGTACTGGCGTTGCTTATAAACCGCTCAGTTTTCTCATGTTAGCTGCGGATTTGGATCTTACTCGGAATGACTCGACAATTTCAGGAGGGGATTATAAGTATCAAAATCTCGCTGGAGGCCTAGAACTCAACGTACTTAAATTTCTGCAAATCCGCGGGGGTATTTATAAGAATCTTGCTGAGAGCGATATTGGACCGGTTTATACAGTGGGGTTGGGCTTCAATTTTTGGTTAATGAATCTTGATATTGGAGCGGCAATGGGGAGTAAGAGCAGTCAGATTGATTCGGACTCGGTGCCAAATGAGGCGAGAGGGGAATTTGCCCTCTCCATGCTTTTCTAA
- a CDS encoding 4a-hydroxytetrahydrobiopterin dehydratase, translating into MPLNTKKCVPCRGGIPPLKQEEAEKLLLEIPDWVLKKEPDRIERKFYFSDFASALRFVSQVGELAEAEGHHPDLTLGWGYSVVTFYTHKIKGLHENDFIMAAKVNLIRETKSN; encoded by the coding sequence ATGCCGCTGAACACAAAAAAGTGTGTTCCCTGCCGGGGAGGGATTCCACCTTTGAAACAAGAAGAAGCGGAAAAACTCCTGCTTGAAATACCGGACTGGGTTCTCAAAAAGGAACCCGATCGGATTGAGAGAAAGTTTTATTTCAGTGATTTTGCGTCTGCTCTCCGGTTTGTCAGTCAAGTGGGTGAACTTGCTGAAGCCGAGGGACATCATCCTGATTTGACTCTGGGTTGGGGATACAGCGTGGTTACTTTTTATACACACAAGATCAAAGGACTTCATGAAAATGATTTTATTATGGCTGCTAAAGTAAATCTGATCCGGGAAACAAAATCGAATTGA
- the thiC gene encoding phosphomethylpyrimidine synthase ThiC has translation MRKVYIKGSMNGVEVPMREIPLTGGRTPLLVYDTAGPYTDPKVKVDIRRGLEPLRSGWILSRKDVEVLHNSSSEYGRKRAEDPKLSELRYQHIRKPLKAKTGRNVTQMYYARRGMITPEMEFIAIRENQMMEEAEQNGKGILQHPGESFGASIPSRITPEFVRDEVARGRAIIPANINHPELEPMIIGRNFLVKINANIGNSAVASTIEEEVEKMIWAIRWGSDTVMDLSTGKNIHETREWIIRNAPVPIGTVPIYQSLEKVNGKAEELTWELYRDTLIEQAEQGVDYFTIHAGVLLRYVPMTANRKTGIVSRGGAIMAKWCLAHHQENFLYTHFEEICEIMKAYDISFSLGDGLRPGSLADANDPAQFGELETLGELTKIAWKNDVQTMIEGPGHVPMHLIKVNMEKQLKECHEAPFYTLGPLTTDIAPGYDHITSGIGAAMIGWYGCAMLCYVTPKEHLGLPTKEDVKTGVITYKIAAHAADLAKGHPGAQNRDNALSDARFEFRWEDQFNLSLDPETARSFHDQTLPTENAKVAHFCSMCGPHFCSMKITEDVRQYAVQKELEEKEALVLGMKEKAEEFKSTGSEIYL, from the coding sequence ATGAGAAAAGTTTATATTAAAGGTTCGATGAATGGGGTTGAAGTCCCCATGCGTGAAATCCCGCTGACCGGAGGTCGTACGCCTTTACTAGTTTATGATACGGCCGGTCCCTATACCGACCCGAAAGTGAAAGTGGATATCCGGCGGGGATTAGAACCCCTTCGCTCAGGATGGATTTTAAGCCGAAAGGATGTCGAAGTTCTTCACAACTCTTCTTCGGAATATGGACGGAAAAGAGCCGAAGATCCCAAACTGTCTGAACTTCGGTACCAACATATTCGCAAGCCGTTGAAGGCAAAGACGGGGAGAAATGTGACCCAGATGTATTATGCCCGAAGAGGAATGATCACGCCTGAGATGGAATTTATTGCGATTCGTGAAAATCAGATGATGGAAGAAGCAGAACAGAACGGGAAAGGGATACTCCAACATCCCGGCGAATCGTTCGGCGCGTCAATTCCTTCCCGTATTACACCTGAATTCGTCCGGGATGAAGTCGCCCGTGGAAGGGCGATCATTCCAGCTAATATCAATCATCCCGAGCTTGAACCGATGATCATTGGAAGAAATTTCCTGGTCAAAATCAATGCTAATATCGGTAATTCAGCGGTGGCTTCCACCATTGAAGAAGAGGTCGAGAAAATGATTTGGGCGATTCGCTGGGGCTCAGATACGGTCATGGACCTTTCAACCGGAAAAAACATTCATGAAACTCGGGAATGGATCATCCGGAACGCGCCGGTACCCATCGGAACCGTCCCGATTTACCAGTCTCTTGAGAAGGTGAACGGAAAAGCGGAAGAGCTGACCTGGGAACTTTACCGAGATACTCTGATCGAACAAGCCGAGCAGGGCGTGGATTATTTTACGATACATGCGGGGGTTTTGTTGCGTTACGTTCCGATGACAGCGAATCGTAAAACAGGAATAGTTTCCAGAGGGGGAGCCATTATGGCCAAATGGTGCCTGGCGCATCATCAGGAAAATTTCCTCTATACTCACTTTGAGGAAATTTGTGAAATCATGAAAGCGTACGACATTTCATTTAGTCTTGGGGATGGACTCCGTCCTGGGTCACTGGCCGACGCCAACGACCCGGCTCAGTTTGGAGAATTGGAAACGCTGGGGGAGCTAACAAAAATAGCCTGGAAAAATGACGTTCAGACGATGATTGAAGGGCCGGGCCATGTGCCGATGCATCTGATAAAAGTCAATATGGAAAAACAGCTCAAGGAGTGCCATGAAGCCCCATTCTACACTCTGGGACCGCTTACGACAGATATTGCGCCCGGATATGACCATATTACATCTGGAATTGGCGCAGCGATGATCGGATGGTACGGATGTGCCATGCTCTGTTATGTGACACCGAAAGAACATCTTGGACTTCCCACAAAGGAAGATGTCAAGACTGGCGTCATTACTTATAAAATCGCCGCCCATGCGGCTGATCTGGCGAAAGGACATCCGGGCGCCCAGAACAGGGATAATGCTCTTTCCGATGCGCGTTTTGAATTTAGATGGGAAGATCAGTTTAATCTTTCGCTCGATCCTGAAACGGCCAGGTCGTTTCACGATCAGACACTGCCCACTGAAAACGCAAAGGTGGCCCACTTCTGTTCAATGTGCGGACCTCATTTCTGCTCGATGAAGATCACTGAAGATGTCCGGCAGTACGCTGTGCAGAAAGAACTGGAAGAAAAGGAGGCACTTGTTTTGGGAATGAAAGAGAAAGCGGAAGAGTTTAAATCAACGGGGTCGGAGATTTATCTGTAA